The DNA region AACACCTTAATCATACAAGGTGAAAGAAAGGTAGAAGAAGAGCACAAAGATGCCACCTTTTACTGTTGCGAGGTAAACTACGGAAGCTTCTACCGGGAGATAGAACTTCCCTTCCCGGTGAAAGAAGATAAGGTGGATGCGGAATTTAAAAACGGTATTCTTACCATAAACCTCCCCAAGGAGGAAAAACCGAAGGGAAAAACAATTCCCATCAAGGTGAAATAGGGACGGGTCTCCTTCAAAGTAGAAAACATCCCTTTCCTCAAAAGGAGGAAAGAAAGAAGGATGTTTTTATCTATCTGGCGGATTATCTTCCTCCTCCTCAATCCCGGGAAGGAGAGGCGTTTCCTCGGGAAGGGCGCCTGCCGTCTCTATTCCGGTTAAGCCGGTGGTGAATCTATCCTCGATCCTGGTAAGCCTCCGCGCTGCTTCGTCGTACTTGTTCTTGGAGTTGGTCAAATGGCGTCCCAATACATCGAACTCCTCCCGAAATCGAGATAACTCTCCCCGAAGCCGAGCGAGATGGGTAAGTATTTCCTTAGACTTCTTTTCTATCTCAAGCCCCTTTAAACCAAGAACTATTGTCTGGAGATAGGCGTAGAAGGTATTGGGGGAGACAGGGATCACCTTACGCTTCAAAGCGTAAGAGAAAACCCCTTCTCCCTTTCCCTCATCCTTTATTATGGTTTCATAATAGACATTCTCTGCTGGAATATACATCAAGGCGAATTCATAAGTTCCCTCGTCAGGAAGAATGTATTTGGACGATATAGAATCGATATGACGCTTCACATCGCGGAGGAACGCCTTTCTCGCCTCTTTCTTCTCCTCGTCAGTGGTGGACTCGATGATCCGGCGAAAGTTCTCCATAGGGAATTTAGAGTCGATAGGGACCATACCCTTGCCGATAAAAACCACTGCATCTACCTTTTCTCCATTCTTGAAGGTGTACTGTTCCTTGTAGTAATCCCGAGGGAGGATCTGAGAAAGAAGCTCACCCAAGAGAAACTCCCCCAACCCTCCGCGGAATTTCGGGGCGCGGAGCATCTTCTCCAGAGTGCTTATATTCTTGCCCACATCGTATATCTTCTCCGTCGCCTCGGTAAGGGCACCCATCCGCCGGCTAACATCTGCCAATACCTTGGTGGATTCATCAAGCCTGTTACCTACCTGACCGGTTATCTCCTTGAGCTCCCGGGAAACCGTGGTGGAAAGCTCGGTAAGGCTCTTCCCCATCTGCTCTCTTAAGCTATCGAGCTGTTGTTGAAGTAGAGAAAGCGCCTGGTACTCCTCACCTTTTCTTCCCCTGAGGAAGATGATTAAAAGGGAGATAAAAACAGCCCCGCCAATAGCGATCGCCACCAAATAAGAAAAGCCTAATCCGCTCTCCCCCATCATTCCTCACCACATTGAAACTTGATCATCCTTATTATCGCCGCTTTACATACGGGGCAGAAATCAGGAGCATTGGTACTTCTCATCCGGCAGAGATAATAGGGGCGATACATTCCATGCTTTAGATAACCCGCTCCTTCAAACAGCCCTACCATACCCTGATATTTCTTGTCGTTAGGGGTAGGAATGGGGATGCCAGGGGTCAAGAAACGCCGCCATTTAAGCTTAGTGGGATCGGTACAGATGGTGATGTTTGGCTCCCAGGGCTCAACATCGGTGCGATAAAAACCGGAATAAGTCTCAAGGTCATACTCATCAGCAAGCCCGGCAAAGGCGTGCCCCAATTCGTGAATGAACACACCAGGGGTAGTATCAGCAGCGAAGATGGAGTAAAAGTTGAAAATCCCCCCTCCACCATAACGCCTGGTGTTGACAAGAATCACTATCTGATCGTAGGGGGCATTAGAAGCGATATCCCGGATCGCCCGGTTCTCTGGGGAGGTCATATAGCGAGCTATACCGAAGGTATTGAAGGAACAACCGAGAACGGTATTATGAAAGATGCCCTTTCTCGGTTCATCAGGTCCCGATTCTGGGGAGATGACATCGATAGCACGGATGTTGAAATGATCACGATATTTATCGTAAGGAGAGGCAGAAAAAAGGTACTTGACAAACCGCTCTACATCATTATGGAACTTGGCGATCTCGGAGGCAGTGTAACCATCGCCCATAAAGAGAAGGTCGACCCGTTTATCGGTGGGACCTGTTATCGCAACATCCCAAACCCTAAACTGAGCATATCTGCGCTCCCGGTTTACATCAGCTGAGTTGGGATCGATCACCACCGAATAGCGATCTCTAAATCTATTCTTCTCATCTCTGGTGGCGATAACTAATCTGACCTTCCTTTTCGGATAAGGGAAGACCAAACTCTCATGAAAAGCACGGAGGACACCAGCTTGAGCCTCCTCGGTTCTCTGCCATTCATAAAAGAGGGTGGAGTAACCCCGAGAGTAGATGAGCTCACCACTTTTTAAATCGTAAACCTTGAAAAGATAGTTCCCGAGATTGGTGTCATCTATCAGATTCTTTTTGCTTCCTGCATAATATGGTTCCTCACGAACCTGATGGAGAAAGAAATACTCTGAGTTAGATGTGCCTCCATGATAGATATCAACCCGCATCGCCTTATTGAGAAAATATTGGTTGAATTTACTATCGCTTGGAAATGACGAAAAAGCGATTAAAAGGATAATCAAGCTTACAAATAATGTCTTCTTCATCCTTCAAACTCCCCCTTGTTTCCCCATTTCTCAAACATTACTATCTCAGAAAGAGGTTTCCTATTTTTTACTCCCCGAAGTCGCTTTGGATACCCAAGGGCAAGCAGTTCCACCACCCTTATCTCCGGGGGAATACCAAGAATCTCCTTTACCTGATCCTCATAAAAAGAACCGATCCAGCAAGTACCCAAACCTAAAGAAACAGCAGCGAGAGTCATATGGTCTATGGAGATAGCTACATCTATCGGATAGCAAAGTTGACCACATCGCATCACATGGTTATCGGTTTCGGCACAGCAGGCGATCACCACCGGCGCTTCAGCAACAAAATTCTGGTTGTTAGCCGCCCGCATCAACTTCCTTCGCGTTTCCTCATCCCGAACCACCACATAGCGCCACTCCTGCCGATTGCTCGCCGAGGGGGCAAGCCTTCCCGCCTCAAGGATCTTAATGATCTTTTCATCCTCTACTGGTTTTGGGAGATATTCCCGGACGCTTTCCCTCTTTTTAATCGCCTCAAAAACATCCATCTCTCCCTCCTTGTGGCTAAATACCTTTCTTAAGGTATCAGAAAAGCCTTTCCCCTGTCAATTAACGGGAAAATATGTTTTTTCTCGAAATGCTATTTATGCTATCATTTAGTTGTTCCGCCATTAATTTGTTTTTGAACGACCTCTTTAATCCAAATCTCAAGGAGGGGGCAATGGACCTCAACAAAATCCAAAAGGCAATTAGGGATAATGGAGTCGATGGTTGGCTCTTTTATGATTTTCATCATCGAGACCCATTAGCCTATCGCATCCTCGGGCTCGACCCAAAGAAGTTCGTCACCAGAAGATGGTATTATTTCATCCCTGCCTCTGGGGAACCAAAAAAATTGGTCCACAGCATAGAACGCTCGATGCTCGATTCTCTTCCAGGGGAGAAGAAGATCTACCTCCCTTGGGAGGAGCAACACCGGCTTCTTAAGGAGATCCTGGGAGATGCAAAACGGATCGCAATGCAATATTCACCTTTGAATAGCATCCCTTATATCTCCCTTGTGGATGCAGGAACAGTGGAGCTGGTGAAAAGCTTCGGCAAAGAGGTGGTCTCCTCGGCTGATCTGGTGCAACTTTTTGAAGCAGTGGTCTCACCTGAAGGGCTGAATAGCCATAGGGAGGCGGGCAGAAAAATCCATAAAATTATGGATGAAAGTTTTGCCGAGATCGGAAGATTGATACAAAAGGGCGAAGAATTCACTGAGGTCGACATCCAGGAGTTCATCTTGGAGAAGTTTAAGCAAGAGGGACTGACCTCTGACGGTGACAAACCAATAGTAGCGGTAAATGAACACGCAAGCGATCCACATTTCGAACCCACTCCGGAAAATACAGCGAAGATAAAGCAGGGGGATTTCGTGCTCCTCGATATCTGGGCACGCCTTAATAGAGATGACTCCATCTACTACGACATCACCTGGACCGGATATGTCGGAGAGGAAATACCAAAAAAGCAACAGGAGATATTTGAGATCGTGCGTGACGCAAGGGATCGGGCGGTTGAATTCGTAAAGGAGAAGATAGAAAAAAAAGAGGAGGTCAAAGGTTATGAGGTTGATATTGCCTGCCGTTCTTACATTGAGGAAAAAGGCTATGGGAAATACTTCACCCACAGAACTGGGCATTGCATTGGAAGGGAGGTTCATGGAAACGGGGTCAATATAGACAACCTCGAATGCAAGGATGAGCGTAAGCTTATGCCGGGGATAATCTTCTCGGTGGAGCCTGGTATCTATCTTCCTGAGTTCGGGGTCCGCTCTGAGATCGATGTCGCCATAACCCACGATATGAAGGTAGAGGTAACCGGACCAAAACAAGAAGAAATAGTAAAGATACTTTAAAATCAAGGAGGTCCCTATGCTTTACTACCTTTACTTTATCTTGGCTTACCTCGTAGTGCTGATCGGGATAAATATATGGCGAGCAAAGAAGGTAAAGACCCAGGAAGACTTCATGGTCGCTGGAAGAAAGCTCTCCCCGATGGTGATGGTTTTCACCCTTATCTGCACCTGGATCGGTTCTGGCACCTTCATCGCTGGCGCCGAATTCGCCTATAAGGCAGGGTGGTCTTCGCTCTGGTTACCCGCTGGTGCCTGGTTCGGGATCTTCATCATCTATTTCCTCTCAGGGAAGATTAGAAAGTTCGGGCAATATACCGTCGGAGATATCCTCGAAGTTAGATATAACCGTTGGGCTCGGCTCTTTGGAACCGTTGCCATCATCATCTCATTCACTGCTATCGTAAGCTATCAGTTTCGGGCGGGAGGTTATATCCTAAATATCGTCACTAACGACAAGATCTCAACCGCGGAAGGACAGTTGATAACCGCTGTTTTCGTAATCCTCTACACTGCTCTTGCTGGGATGCTCGCCGTGGCTTATACCGATCTTTCAAACGGCATCGTCATCCTCTCCGCTACTCTGCTTGCTTTGCCCTTCGTGTATAAGCTTGCTGGTGGCTGGAGTGGGATCGTTGCTAAACTTCCTCCGGAACACTTTACAGTGGTAAACGCTTCCTTCGGTGAACATCCCCTTTTAAAGGCATTAGGGTATTTCTTCTCCACTTTTATGCTTCTTTTGGGCGTTCAGAGTATGTATCAAAAATTCTATTCCGCTCGCGACGCTAAAGCAGCAAGGCAATCGGTCGTCCTCTGGATATTTGGTACCATTGTAGTGGAAACGGCGGTGGTGGCTTTAGCCATATTTGGTCACAGTATTTTCCCTAATCTGAAGAGACCGGATACGGTAATACTCGTAGTAGCAGCTAAGGCGGTACCCGCGATAATCGGGATATTACTCCTTGGAGCTGCTTGCGCTGTGGTTATATCTACCGGCAATAACTATCTCTTAAGCTCCACCACCACCGTGGTTCGAGATCTCTACCAACGGTTCATCAGCCCCAAAGCTTCACAGAAGAAGATCGTGTTATTGTCCAAACTGGTTGTTCTCGTTCTCGGCATATCAGCTCTCATCATCGCCGTTTATCTCTCCTCAGTACTTGAGATGGCTTATTTCGCTTACACCATTTATGGAGTAGCAATAACGCCAGCCTTGATAGCCGCTCTCGCCTGGAAACGCGCCAACACCGCTGGAGCAATAACTTCCATTGTATCAGGAACACTGATCGCCCTCGTCCTCAAGATACTCGGCGAACCCTACGGTATCCCTCTCATATTCCCTGCTCTTGGTGTTTCCCTGCTCTCACTAATCGTGGTTAGTCTTCTCACCTCTCCACCCTCTAAGGATAAACTTGCTCCATTCTTCGAGAACCTGTAGATGTAACTTGTTGAAGGTAAACACATTAATTGATGACTAAAATTTGGGCAAGAGGCTATAATTCAAAATCTAAATGCAAGTTAGGGGAAAGGCCGACTATTTTTCCACAGACTTTTCCACATATTTTGCGGAAATCGAGTTTGCCTCTTCCTCTTGACAGGTTGGGGTTGGTCAAATAGAATAAAACCAGCCCTGATGGTGAAAGGAAATGGATAAAAACAGAAGGAGAAAGGGGATGAAGGGTAAGATTAACTGGTTATTTCTAACTCTCTTTGCCATCGTTATTGCATCCTTCCTTCTTGCACAGGAAGAAGGGAATCTGGTGAAAGCCTGGGTCGATGAAAGCTGTCTTCTCAAAAAAGGAACCATAAAGGTTCCGGAGTTAAAGACCGCTACCTCCTTTAAGCTGGTAGAGCTCAACAACGGATACAACTATGTCGAGATCAAAAAGCTAAAGGAAGAAAAGAAAATAACCCCTGAGGAATGGAAGAAAAAGGCAAAGGAATTGATCAGTTCTTGGGCGGAGAAAGGATTGATAAAGCCTCCTTTGTGGAAAGGGTTCGGCATCGAAGATGCAAAAGGAAATGTGATCTATTGCTTCAAACAAAAAGGGGACGAGAAGCCAAAAGAGATGGGCGGACCCCTTGATAAACTTGTTCTCCCACAGGGGGAATACGCTATCTTCGTCTATGGAGGACCAGGAGCAAAGGTAGTCCTCTCTTACGAGATTAAATGAAGAAAGACCGCTCCCCTAAAAGAAAAGGGTTAGACCTCTCAAGATATAATGTGGGACGGGGGAGTGGTTTTGAAAGGGGAGAGAAGGGAGTAAGTTTTCTCCCCTGGCTCTCCTCGGAGAAAATCGCTCCATCACCAGGGGATAGGGTTATCGAAGGCGAGGAAGGAAAACCTTCCTCGCCTCGTCTCTTTAAGTTGGCGAAACCACCTATAGGATATGGTCCGCTCCTCGTTTTTGTCGTCATTTTCTTCATCCTGATAAACATATTCAATGTATTCCTCACCATAACCCTCTCCTTTATCATTGGCGCTCTCTTTTATTTCGGAAATAAGAAAAACCGCGCTCGGAGGCTGGCAGAGAAGGGCATCGAAGAAGCACTCTATGGAGATAAAGAGCTGGCGGTAGAGCTCTTTAAAAAAGCCCTTATCTTAGACCCAAAGAACTATCCCGTGCTTTATCTTACGGGATACACCCTGGCAACAGGAAAGAGGTTTACCGAAGCGATCCCATACCTCGAAAAGTTCCTCGATGTTAACTACGATTACGACACCGTACTCCTCCTCGCCCGTTCTTACCGGGAGGCGGGAAAAATAGACGAAGCAATAGAACTACTCGAAACGATCCCGGAAACAAGTGCTCGATACACTCAGGGGATCATCCTCCTTACAAAATCCTACTTAGAAAAGGGGGTCCTAGATAAAGCGGAAAAAGCGGCAGAAAGAGGGATAGAAAACATCCCCCTCAAAAGGAAAAAAGCGAGAACCGACTTAAGGATCCTCCTCGGAAAAATCTATGAAATGAAGGGTAAATTAAAAGAAGCCCTCGCTCAATATGAAGTTCTCCTTTTAGAAGAAAGCTCATCCACTCAGATCTCCCTCAAAATAGAAGAGATCAAGAAAAAACTGAAAAGCCAATCTATCTAAACAAGAGAGATAAAAAAACGCTTTCCCTTTACTCAGGGAAAGCATTTGATAGGCGATGCTTCTTTATTTCTGAAGCATTACATGGGCAAATACCTTGGCATCGCCCACCATATTCTCGATGATGCAGTACTCATTGGGCTGGTGAGCAGTCTCATCCATCCGTGCCCAGACAGCAGCGGGGAAACCTTTCATCCGGAAATAGGCGGCTACCGTGCCACCGCCTATGCCCATCGGCTTTGCTTCCTTATTGTAGACCGCGGAAACCGCCTTCTTCAGGGCAAGCACCACCGGGGCATCGCTTGGGGTCGGCTCAGGCGCCTGGATCGAATATTGACGCTCAAAACCTATCTTCACCTCGAACTCCTTCTCTACCTCCTTCGCCATCTCCCTTATCTTCGCCTCCACATCCTCCAGCTTATATTTAGGCATCACCCGGGAATCGAAGTAGAACACATCATCACCCGGAATGGTGTTCACATTGGGCACATTGGGCTCTTTCTTGGTGGGCTCGAAGGTGGAATAGGGAGGATCGAAGAGTGGGTCCTCATCGGGAAAGAGTTTGTAAAGGGAGTTTAGCTTTACGATGAGATGGGCAGCAGCCTTAAAGCTGTTTCTACCTTTATGGGGCATACTGGCGTGGGCTTGTTTTCCCTCGGTCCGGAACTTCAGCCAGAGAAGGGACTTCTCCGCCACCTCGATCATCGTTCCCTCCTCATTCCCACCATCGGGGACGATGATCAGATCGCTCTTCTTGAAATGGGGGCACTTTTCAAGGACATAGCCTATCCCTTTGGTATTCCCTGTTTCCTCATCGGAAACGATGACCAACCCTGTGTCGTATTCAGGGAGTATCCCCAGATCGCGGAAAGCCTTAATGGCGAAGAAGGAGGAGACCATCCCCTGCTGGTTGTCCTCAACCCCACGTCCGTAGATCTTTCCTCCCTCCACCTTTATCTTGAAGG from Acidobacteriota bacterium includes:
- a CDS encoding DNA recombination protein RmuC encodes the protein MMGESGLGFSYLVAIAIGGAVFISLLIIFLRGRKGEEYQALSLLQQQLDSLREQMGKSLTELSTTVSRELKEITGQVGNRLDESTKVLADVSRRMGALTEATEKIYDVGKNISTLEKMLRAPKFRGGLGEFLLGELLSQILPRDYYKEQYTFKNGEKVDAVVFIGKGMVPIDSKFPMENFRRIIESTTDEEKKEARKAFLRDVKRHIDSISSKYILPDEGTYEFALMYIPAENVYYETIIKDEGKGEGVFSYALKRKVIPVSPNTFYAYLQTIVLGLKGLEIEKKSKEILTHLARLRGELSRFREEFDVLGRHLTNSKNKYDEAARRLTRIEDRFTTGLTGIETAGALPEETPLLPGIEEEEDNPPDR
- a CDS encoding peptidase M64 encodes the protein MKKTLFVSLIILLIAFSSFPSDSKFNQYFLNKAMRVDIYHGGTSNSEYFFLHQVREEPYYAGSKKNLIDDTNLGNYLFKVYDLKSGELIYSRGYSTLFYEWQRTEEAQAGVLRAFHESLVFPYPKRKVRLVIATRDEKNRFRDRYSVVIDPNSADVNRERRYAQFRVWDVAITGPTDKRVDLLFMGDGYTASEIAKFHNDVERFVKYLFSASPYDKYRDHFNIRAIDVISPESGPDEPRKGIFHNTVLGCSFNTFGIARYMTSPENRAIRDIASNAPYDQIVILVNTRRYGGGGIFNFYSIFAADTTPGVFIHELGHAFAGLADEYDLETYSGFYRTDVEPWEPNITICTDPTKLKWRRFLTPGIPIPTPNDKKYQGMVGLFEGAGYLKHGMYRPYYLCRMRSTNAPDFCPVCKAAIIRMIKFQCGEE
- a CDS encoding nitroreductase family protein — protein: MDVFEAIKKRESVREYLPKPVEDEKIIKILEAGRLAPSASNRQEWRYVVVRDEETRRKLMRAANNQNFVAEAPVVIACCAETDNHVMRCGQLCYPIDVAISIDHMTLAAVSLGLGTCWIGSFYEDQVKEILGIPPEIRVVELLALGYPKRLRGVKNRKPLSEIVMFEKWGNKGEFEG
- a CDS encoding M24 family metallopeptidase; this encodes MDLNKIQKAIRDNGVDGWLFYDFHHRDPLAYRILGLDPKKFVTRRWYYFIPASGEPKKLVHSIERSMLDSLPGEKKIYLPWEEQHRLLKEILGDAKRIAMQYSPLNSIPYISLVDAGTVELVKSFGKEVVSSADLVQLFEAVVSPEGLNSHREAGRKIHKIMDESFAEIGRLIQKGEEFTEVDIQEFILEKFKQEGLTSDGDKPIVAVNEHASDPHFEPTPENTAKIKQGDFVLLDIWARLNRDDSIYYDITWTGYVGEEIPKKQQEIFEIVRDARDRAVEFVKEKIEKKEEVKGYEVDIACRSYIEEKGYGKYFTHRTGHCIGREVHGNGVNIDNLECKDERKLMPGIIFSVEPGIYLPEFGVRSEIDVAITHDMKVEVTGPKQEEIVKIL
- a CDS encoding sodium:solute symporter family protein translates to MLYYLYFILAYLVVLIGINIWRAKKVKTQEDFMVAGRKLSPMVMVFTLICTWIGSGTFIAGAEFAYKAGWSSLWLPAGAWFGIFIIYFLSGKIRKFGQYTVGDILEVRYNRWARLFGTVAIIISFTAIVSYQFRAGGYILNIVTNDKISTAEGQLITAVFVILYTALAGMLAVAYTDLSNGIVILSATLLALPFVYKLAGGWSGIVAKLPPEHFTVVNASFGEHPLLKALGYFFSTFMLLLGVQSMYQKFYSARDAKAARQSVVLWIFGTIVVETAVVALAIFGHSIFPNLKRPDTVILVVAAKAVPAIIGILLLGAACAVVISTGNNYLLSSTTTVVRDLYQRFISPKASQKKIVLLSKLVVLVLGISALIIAVYLSSVLEMAYFAYTIYGVAITPALIAALAWKRANTAGAITSIVSGTLIALVLKILGEPYGIPLIFPALGVSLLSLIVVSLLTSPPSKDKLAPFFENL
- a CDS encoding tetratricopeptide repeat protein; protein product: MKKDRSPKRKGLDLSRYNVGRGSGFERGEKGVSFLPWLSSEKIAPSPGDRVIEGEEGKPSSPRLFKLAKPPIGYGPLLVFVVIFFILINIFNVFLTITLSFIIGALFYFGNKKNRARRLAEKGIEEALYGDKELAVELFKKALILDPKNYPVLYLTGYTLATGKRFTEAIPYLEKFLDVNYDYDTVLLLARSYREAGKIDEAIELLETIPETSARYTQGIILLTKSYLEKGVLDKAEKAAERGIENIPLKRKKARTDLRILLGKIYEMKGKLKEALAQYEVLLLEESSSTQISLKIEEIKKKLKSQSI
- a CDS encoding M20 family metallo-hydrolase, with amino-acid sequence MGNNDFAKIVEKIDASVDAMIKLQGELTAIPALAPENGGEGEWKKAKFIRSFLENELKVDEIYEYNAPDDSVPEGTRPNIVAKVKGKSSERTIWIMSHMDVVPPGELSLWKSDPFKIKVEGGKIYGRGVEDNQQGMVSSFFAIKAFRDLGILPEYDTGLVIVSDEETGNTKGIGYVLEKCPHFKKSDLIIVPDGGNEEGTMIEVAEKSLLWLKFRTEGKQAHASMPHKGRNSFKAAAHLIVKLNSLYKLFPDEDPLFDPPYSTFEPTKKEPNVPNVNTIPGDDVFYFDSRVMPKYKLEDVEAKIREMAKEVEKEFEVKIGFERQYSIQAPEPTPSDAPVVLALKKAVSAVYNKEAKPMGIGGGTVAAYFRMKGFPAAVWARMDETAHQPNEYCIIENMVGDAKVFAHVMLQK